The following coding sequences are from one Lolium rigidum isolate FL_2022 chromosome 6, APGP_CSIRO_Lrig_0.1, whole genome shotgun sequence window:
- the LOC124660170 gene encoding RING-H2 finger protein ATL67-like, with translation MSSSPFISSLATLGLGYSIAIALGFLVLLASVLLASYFCFRHGDAGHFTGAVTPTSSSSSSHLSITVPRVLFVAEGSESPEAYSAAAAAASSPVGLDAAAIASYPKAPFSRAAAAGDAMCSICLCEYVHGEMLRLMPECRHRFHVVCLDAWLRRSASCPVCRSSPIPTPLATPLATPLSELVPLSHYAADRRRR, from the coding sequence atgtcttcctcGCCCTTCATCTCCTCGCTCGCCACGCTCGGCCTCGGCTACTCCATCGCCATCGCGCTCggcttcctcgtcctcctcgcctcCGTCCTGCTCGCGTCCTACTTCTGCTTCCGACACGGCGACGCCGGCCACTTCACCGGCGCCGTCACGCCCACgtccagctccagctccagccACCTCTCCATCACCGTCCCGCGCGTGCTCTTCGTCGCCGAGGGGTCCGAGTCCCCCGAGGCCTactccgcggcggccgcggccgcctcgtcgcccgtcggcctcgacgccgccgccatcgcgtcgTACCCCAAGGCCCCCTTCTCCAgggccgcggccgccggcgacgccatGTGCTCCATCTGCCTCTGCGAGTACGTCCACGGCGAGATGCTGCGCCTGATGCCCGAGTGCAGGCACCGGTTCCACGTCGTGTGCCTCGACGCCTGGCTGCGCAGGAGCGCCTCCTGCCCCGTGTGCAGATCGTCGCCCATCCCCACGCCCCTCGCCACGCCGCTCGCCACGCCGCTCTCGGAGCTCGTCCCGCTCTCGCACTACGCCGCTGACCGGAGGCGTAGGTGA